From Polaribacter butkevichii, a single genomic window includes:
- a CDS encoding Arc family DNA binding domain-containing protein, producing the protein MAKKKAFALRVNEDMIKAIEKWAADEFRSTNGQIEWMLMQALKNAKREPKKKEDNN; encoded by the coding sequence ATGGCTAAAAAAAAGGCATTCGCGTTGCGAGTTAATGAAGACATGATTAAAGCTATTGAAAAGTGGGCTGCAGATGAATTTCGTTCTACAAACGGACAAATAGAATGGATGCTTATGCAAGCTCTTAAAAATGCAAAAAGAGAACCTAAAAAGAAAGAAGACAATAATTAA
- a CDS encoding DUF2490 domain-containing protein has product MTKNIILFCLLIIGFKFYAQTPSEENKLGTWYMYNGTYKISKKIKLKTNAHFRYYELASEYQQEIYRLGINFTFNDKINVTAGGVYSITDTSYKTTSPNLYEYRFYQDLNIKNNWRDIQVKHRIRLAQRFKRKNFKNEVTHRIRYGLFLNYPISKNYEIYTFNDLFIKFVSKAYGQNRTGFGMLKKLSENLKLKLGYFYTKFTNSSLHRMQLGVILNTDFTKKNI; this is encoded by the coding sequence ATGACTAAAAATATAATTCTATTTTGTTTATTAATTATAGGCTTCAAATTTTACGCTCAAACACCATCCGAAGAAAATAAACTAGGAACTTGGTACATGTATAATGGCACATATAAAATTTCTAAAAAAATAAAACTTAAAACAAATGCCCATTTTAGATATTATGAACTGGCTAGCGAATATCAACAAGAAATTTATAGATTAGGTATCAATTTTACTTTTAATGATAAAATTAATGTTACAGCGGGTGGCGTATATTCTATAACAGACACTTCCTATAAGACTACTTCTCCTAATTTATATGAATATCGGTTTTATCAAGATTTAAACATCAAAAATAATTGGAGAGATATTCAGGTAAAACACCGCATACGTTTGGCGCAAAGATTTAAAAGAAAAAACTTTAAAAATGAGGTAACGCATAGAATACGGTACGGTTTATTTTTAAACTACCCTATTTCTAAAAATTATGAAATATATACTTTTAATGATCTTTTTATAAAGTTTGTTTCAAAAGCATATGGTCAAAACAGAACTGGTTTTGGCATGCTTAAAAAATTAAGTGAAAATTTAAAACTAAAATTAGGTTATTTTTACACAAAATTTACAAACAGCAGCCTACATAGAATGCAATTAGGTGTTATTTTAAACACAGACTTTACTAAAAAAAACATATAA
- a CDS encoding DUF819 domain-containing protein, with the protein MTTPIFTNDAIVFGILMLSLGFVFYTESKTSGFWYKFYKIVPGLFMAYFIPAIFTTSGIISPEWETLNTAGEVIKGKSQLYYISSRFLLPAALVLMTLSIDLKAIFNLGSKALIMFFTGTVGIIIGGPLAILLISAFSPETVGGADFDAVWRGLSTLAGSWIGGGANQTAMLEIYKYNPAKYGGMVFVDIVVANIWMAVLLIGIGKKDKIDKWLGADTSAIEELKEKVSNFAQKVKRNPSVTDLMIILAIAFTTVGFGHFASGYLSSFFSHLVAGIESETWRNIFTFLGSGFFWLISISTIIAIILSFTKAKNYEGAGASKIGSVFIYILVATIGMKMDLAMIFDNVGLIAIGLVWMSIHAGLLILVAKLIKAPYFFLAVGSQANVGGAASAPIVAQAFHPSLATVGVLLAVFGYAIGTIGAILCTILMELSATL; encoded by the coding sequence ATGACAACCCCTATTTTTACAAATGATGCAATCGTTTTTGGAATCTTAATGCTATCACTCGGTTTTGTTTTTTACACAGAAAGCAAAACAAGTGGTTTTTGGTACAAGTTCTACAAGATTGTACCTGGTTTATTTATGGCGTATTTTATTCCGGCTATTTTTACCACATCTGGCATTATATCCCCAGAATGGGAAACTTTAAACACCGCAGGCGAGGTTATTAAAGGAAAATCTCAATTATATTATATTTCTAGTCGTTTTTTATTGCCTGCTGCTTTAGTTTTAATGACGTTAAGTATCGATTTAAAAGCAATTTTTAACTTAGGCTCTAAGGCATTAATTATGTTTTTTACAGGAACCGTAGGCATTATAATTGGTGGGCCCTTGGCTATTTTATTAATTTCTGCTTTCTCTCCAGAAACAGTTGGTGGCGCAGATTTTGATGCTGTTTGGCGTGGTCTATCTACACTTGCAGGAAGTTGGATAGGTGGTGGAGCAAACCAAACGGCCATGTTAGAAATTTACAAATACAACCCTGCAAAATATGGAGGAATGGTGTTTGTTGATATTGTTGTTGCCAATATTTGGATGGCTGTTTTATTAATAGGTATTGGTAAAAAAGATAAAATTGATAAATGGCTTGGTGCAGATACTTCTGCCATAGAAGAGTTAAAAGAAAAAGTTTCTAACTTTGCTCAAAAGGTAAAAAGAAACCCATCTGTTACAGACTTAATGATTATTCTAGCCATAGCTTTTACTACTGTTGGTTTTGGTCATTTTGCATCGGGATATTTAAGTTCTTTTTTTAGCCATTTAGTTGCAGGAATAGAATCGGAAACATGGAGAAATATTTTCACTTTTTTAGGCTCTGGTTTCTTTTGGTTGATTAGTATTTCTACAATTATTGCCATTATCTTATCTTTTACAAAAGCTAAAAATTACGAAGGTGCAGGAGCTAGTAAAATTGGAAGTGTTTTTATTTACATTTTGGTTGCCACTATTGGTATGAAAATGGATTTAGCAATGATTTTTGACAACGTAGGCTTAATTGCTATTGGTTTGGTTTGGATGTCTATACACGCTGGTTTATTAATTTTAGTTGCCAAACTAATAAAAGCTCCTTACTTCTTTTTAGCCGTAGGTAGTCAAGCAAATGTTGGTGGTGCAGCCTCTGCTCCTATTGTAGCGCAAGCATTTCACCCTTCATTAGCAACTGTTGGTGTTTTATTGGCGGTATTTGGTTACGCTATAGGAACAATTGGCGCCATTTTATGTACCATTTTAATGGAATTATCAGCTACACTTTAA
- a CDS encoding alpha/beta hydrolase family protein: MIRFSTYLIITFFGTFISIAQIKSEEIVIKNEAIELPGTLTYTNTKVPLIIWVHGSGNVDRNGNQFPIIKANYIKQFRDAINKEEIAFFSYDKRTATKNNTAFLKGTKIVDFSLDIEKVISHFKNDKHFSKIILIGHSQGSLIAMMAAKNIDKYISIAGAGETIDKTIIKQISKNNATLGIAAKKQFDTLRIKGKIEVVNPFLMSVFAKQNQDFLYSWMQINPLEKIKELKIPSLIINGNKDLQVQIEDAEALHTANLNSKLVIIKNMNHVLKDIQKEEDNLKSYYSSEYPISEQLIKTIVLFIKK, from the coding sequence ATGATTCGTTTTAGCACCTATTTAATAATTACATTTTTTGGAACCTTTATTTCTATTGCTCAGATAAAATCTGAAGAAATAGTGATAAAAAATGAAGCCATAGAACTTCCAGGAACCTTAACCTATACAAATACAAAGGTTCCATTAATTATTTGGGTGCATGGATCTGGTAATGTAGATAGAAACGGAAATCAATTTCCAATAATTAAAGCCAATTATATTAAACAATTTAGAGATGCCATCAACAAAGAAGAAATTGCTTTTTTTAGTTATGATAAAAGAACTGCTACTAAAAACAACACCGCTTTTTTAAAAGGCACCAAAATTGTAGATTTTTCACTTGATATAGAAAAGGTAATCTCTCATTTTAAAAATGACAAACATTTTTCTAAAATTATTTTAATAGGTCATAGTCAAGGTTCTTTAATTGCAATGATGGCTGCTAAAAATATTGACAAATATATTTCTATTGCAGGCGCAGGAGAAACCATTGATAAAACCATAATAAAACAGATATCAAAGAATAATGCCACCTTAGGTATTGCTGCTAAAAAACAGTTTGATACTTTAAGAATAAAAGGAAAAATAGAAGTTGTAAATCCATTTTTAATGAGTGTATTTGCAAAACAAAATCAAGATTTTTTATATTCTTGGATGCAAATAAATCCTTTAGAAAAAATAAAAGAATTAAAAATTCCGAGTTTAATTATTAATGGTAACAAGGATTTACAAGTACAAATTGAAGATGCTGAAGCTTTGCATACTGCAAACTTAAATTCTAAATTGGTTATTATAAAAAATATGAATCATGTTTTAAAAGACATCCAAAAAGAAGAAGACAATCTAAAATCGTATTATTCATCAGAATACCCAATATCAGAACAATTAATTAAAACAATCGTTTTATTTATAAAAAAGTAA